From Alosa sapidissima isolate fAloSap1 chromosome 2, fAloSap1.pri, whole genome shotgun sequence, one genomic window encodes:
- the b3galt1b gene encoding beta-1,3-galactosyltransferase 1, protein MPSKVSCLYVLTVVCWASALWYLSISRPTSSYVGQMSAPVRRTKTAAKNAPAKNTTFTNIRTRPLNPHVFDFVINEPKKCEEQTPFLVILISTTHKEFDARQAIRETWGDESTFTDIRVVTLFLLGRNTDSVLNQMVEQESQIFHDIVVEDFVDSYHNLTLKTLMGMRWVATFCSKAKYVMKTDSDIFVNMDNLIYRLLKPATKPRRRYFTGYVINGGPIRDMRSKWYMPRDLYPESKYPPFCSGTGYVFSADVAEAIYKTSLHTRLLHLEDVYVGVCLRKLGIHPFQNSGFNHWKMAYSLCRYRRVITVHQISPEEMHRIWNDMSSKKHLKC, encoded by the coding sequence ATGCCTTCAAAAGTGTCATGCCTATATGTCTTGACAGTCGTGTGCTGGGCGAGTGCACTGTGGTACCTGAGCATATCTCGGCCGACGTCTTCCTACGTGGGTCAGATGTCGGCACCGGTGCGCAGGACCAAGACGGCGGCGAAGAACGCCCCGGCGAAGAATACAACGTTCACTAACATCCGCACGCGGCCACTCAACCCACACGTGTTCGACTTTGTCATCAACGAGCCGAAGAAGTGCGAGGAGCAGACGCCCTTCCTTGTCATCCTCATCAGCACCACGCACAAGGAGTTTGACGCGCGGCAGGCCATCCGCGAGACCTGGGGTGACGAAAGCACGTTCACCGACATCCGTGTGGTCACCCTCTTCCTGCTGGGCCGCAACACGGACAGCGTGCTCAACCAGATGGTGGAGCAGGAGAGCCAAATCTTCCACGACATTGTGGTGGAAGACTTTGTGGACTCCTACCACAACCTGACGCTCAAGACCCTCATGGGCATGCGCTGGGTAGCCACCTTCTGCTCCAAGGCCAAGTACGTGATGAAGACAGACAGCGACATCTTTGTCAACATGGACAACCTGATCTACCGGCTCCTCAAGCCCGCCACCAAGCCACGGCGGCGCTACTTCACGGGCTACGTCATCAACGGCGGGCCCATCCGCGACATGCGGAGCAAGTGGTACATGCCACGGGACCTCTACCCCGAGAGCAAGTACCCGCCCTTCTGCTCGGGCACAGGCTACGTGTTCTCGGCCGACGTGGCCGAGGCCATCTACAAGACGTCGCTGCACACGCGCCTCCTGCACCTGGAGGACGTCTACGTGGGCGTGTGCCTGCGCAAGCTCGGCATCCACCCATTCCAGAACAGCGGCTTCAACCACTGGAAGATGGCCTACAGCCTGTGCCGTTACCGGCGCGTTATCACCGTGCACCAGATCTCCCCCGAGGAGATGCACCGCATCTGGAATGACATGTCCAGCAAGAAGCACCTCAAGTgttaa